The genomic interval GTAATTTTCGAAGCAATTAACTTGGCCACATTGATGCACAAAAGGGAATTTGGCGgtggaaattttatttttgccgtGCAAAAACTTAACAAATAGGGTCAAACAGGGAGCAGATGACTGCCGGTAGACCCATGAAGATCCACAGACCCACGGCCTGCATTGAATAACCAAAAAGTGCTCTGCTGCCGGAGCTCCGGTTTCGGGAGACTGGTAAGTGGCGTGGGAGCAGCCGAAACAAAAGGTGAAATcatttaatatatgtaaatactGGCCATCCTGCAGATAAACACACAATGTCGTCGACATCGGCGGCGGCATCGAACGCAGCGCCAGCGAAAACGGAGGTGCGGTACGTGACCGAGGTGCCCAGCAGCCTGAAGCAACTGGCACGCCTCGTGGTCCGTGGATTCTACTCGCTGGAGGATGCCCTCATCATCGACATGCTGGTGCGGAATCCCTGCATGAAGGAGGACGACATCGGGGAGCTGTTGCGCTTCGAGAAGAAGCAGCTGAGGGCCCGGATCACCACGCTGCGCACCGACAAGTTCATCCAGATCCGACTGAAAATGGAAACTGGgccggatggcaaggcccagAAGGTCAATTACTACTTCATCAACTACAAGACGTTTGTGAACGTGGTCAAGTACAAGCTGGATCTTATGCGCAAGCGCATGGAGACGGAGGAGCGGGATGCCACCAGCAGAGCAAGTTTCAAGTGCTCCACGTGTTCCAAGACATTCACGGATCTCGAAGCGGACCAGCTGTTTGACATGGCCACCCTGGAGTTCCGGTGCACCTTCTGCGGCAGTTCCGTGGAGGAGGACAGCGCCGCCATGCCCAAAAAAGACTCGCGCCTCTTGCTGGCCCACTTCAacgagcagctgcagccgctCTACGACCTGCTCAGGGAGGTGGAGGGCATCAAGCTGGCGCCCGAGGTGCTCGAACCGGAGCCCGTGGACATCGACACCATTCGTGGACTGAACAAACCCAACGCCGTGCGACCGGATGGCATGGCGTGGTCGGGTGAGGCGACGAGAAACCAGGGCTTCGCGGTGGAGGAGACCCGCGTGGACGTCACCATTGGCGGCGACGACACATCAGATGCTGTGGTGGAGCGCAAGTCGCGTCCCATTTGGATGACAGAGAGCACTGTGATAACCGACACGGATGCTGCCGATGGCGCGGCCGATGCGGTGCAGACGGCAAGCGGATCGGGGCATCGCAACCGCAAGGAAAACGAGGACATCATGTCCGTGCTGTTGCAGCACGAAAAGCAGCCGGGCCAGAAGGAGCCGCACATGAAGGGCCTCCGCGTGGGCTCGTCGAACGCCAACTCCAGCGATTCCAGCGACGACGAAAAGGACATTGACAACGCCAAGATTCGTAAGAAACACAATCTATTTCTAAATCTCATCTTTTAAACGTTCTAATTTACGTTTTTGTCCTTACAGCTGATGTCGATTTTGACAATTATATTAACTCGGATTCGgcggaggaggacgacgatgTGCCCACTGTGCTGGTAGCTGGACGACCGCATCCGCTTGACCAACTGGACGACAACCTGATAGCGCAGATGACGCCGCAGGAGAAGGAGAACTACATACACGTGTACCAGCAGCACTACAGCCATATATTCGAATGAGGGCGCCAGCAATTAGCGACGATTTCCACGTTTTCCACGAGTTCCCCATCTCACGCATAGAGTCATTGTAAATTTAAGTTACCCACTAGTTCGAGCGAATGTGTACAAATGAAATGCGTATATAAATGtgcataaacaaatgaaatgcgtATATAAATGTGCATAAACCAATGAAGTTATGATTATGGGGAGTATTTAATGCTAAACATGGCAAACTTACAATGTtgtgcaataaaatttatagaaGCCATTATGCACGGGGATTCTGTGATTATCTGTAATGAGGTGTCAAATGATTTGAATACATTTGCATACCTGAAATTAACTAATAACTTAAATAACCATAAATCTTCATACTTTAAAGCTCGTTATCATCGCTTGTAAGCCATAAGCTCGTAAGTGCCATCTCTAGCTTGACCAACTCCCATCCCTAGTCGGTCCAATCAGCTGTGTTTGCgattaatgtttttttttaggtttatTTAAGTGTTGCTAATAAAAGCGACCGACCGGGCGCCTCTTCTTGTTCGTCGGTGGGCGTATACAGTTTATAATAATTGGTGTGCCGCAGATAAGGCGTATTCGTAAACAAACGACGGCAAACGCAAGCAAACATGTTGACACTCGGCTCGTAACGCCAGCGGCTCCATTCAGTCGTCTGTTGGATGTCCATCTAGCCGGAACCCTTGATTTCCGCGGACTGTGCGTGGTGCGGCTAGATTCAGTTCGTGCTAAAAATGCGACAAGTTCCCAGGCATTTCGAATAGCCAGACGGACGAGCAAAAGTGTTGAATTCTCGAAAAGTAAACGAATTGGGCCAATTCAGCGGTTTCCAATTGGAGTAGAAACGTGATCCCGCGTGCA from Drosophila yakuba strain Tai18E2 chromosome 3L, Prin_Dyak_Tai18E2_2.1, whole genome shotgun sequence carries:
- the LOC6533757 gene encoding general transcription factor IIE subunit 1, producing MSSTSAAASNAAPAKTEVRYVTEVPSSLKQLARLVVRGFYSLEDALIIDMLVRNPCMKEDDIGELLRFEKKQLRARITTLRTDKFIQIRLKMETGPDGKAQKVNYYFINYKTFVNVVKYKLDLMRKRMETEERDATSRASFKCSTCSKTFTDLEADQLFDMATLEFRCTFCGSSVEEDSAAMPKKDSRLLLAHFNEQLQPLYDLLREVEGIKLAPEVLEPEPVDIDTIRGLNKPNAVRPDGMAWSGEATRNQGFAVEETRVDVTIGGDDTSDAVVERKSRPIWMTESTVITDTDAADGAADAVQTASGSGHRNRKENEDIMSVLLQHEKQPGQKEPHMKGLRVGSSNANSSDSSDDEKDIDNAKIPDVDFDNYINSDSAEEDDDVPTVLVAGRPHPLDQLDDNLIAQMTPQEKENYIHVYQQHYSHIFE